The Streptomyces nitrosporeus genome includes a window with the following:
- the fxsT gene encoding FxSxx-COOH system tetratricopeptide repeat protein: MTAGRDGRIVTFYSYKGGTGRTMALANTAWILAANGKRVLAVDWDLEAPGLHRFFHPFLDPSTLGATTGVIDLITEYAWAATNPAQRTEDWHRDYARIQPHAVSLNPEALGWEFPKGGTLDFVSAGRQNRDYSATVSTFDWDNFYDRLGGGHFFDALRDDMKENYDYVLIDSRTGLSDIADICTVHLPDVLVDCFTLSDQSIDGAASVARQIAERYTGRPITIFPVPMRIDEGEKEKADAGRALARLKFDRLPRNLSGDELTAYWGAVEIPYRPYYAYEETLATFGDETGLSNSLLSAFERLTAVVTEQQITAMPQVSEEVRLRIRDAFTRRRPALPADLFLSYVAENRMWADWVESVLTRAGFRVVPRDVSADPGTSDTHAAPENAARTVVLLSSAYLKSQRAVEQWERVVSEDPGGGRRLLLPLRVGDVRLSAPYIDRNPVDLFRLDEVHATGALMRALDRPVQLGDGVSPGPRFPGTVPRIWNAPPRNPGFTGRSLVLERMRDQLGGGMAVVLPQPQALYGLGGVGKTQVALEYVHRFMADYDLVWWISSEQMDDVVASLAELAVRLGAQGGDDMSAASQEAVDLLRRGVPSDRWLLVFDNADDPERLSRYFPQGGSGHILVTSRNQAWSQHGDALPVDVFLREESIEHLKRRAPGLSEEEAAQVATAVGDLPLAVEQAAAWIAETAPPIDTYLEQLARQAPQVLALNQPAGYPEPVAATWNISITRLKERSPAAVRLLQLCAFFAPEPISANLLYSKEMIEALKPYDPSLQEKLVLGRVIREIGRFALAKVDQVSNSIQVHRLVQAVIRAQLSEEEQREARHVVHRILAGARPDDDEPIDNPETWPRFATIWPHLGPSDARNCREPETRRLLIDRVRYLWKRGDVRTAGTLGDELRETWLEMLGERDLQYLYLCFHLSNILRTRGRYVEAKELDEFTLSRQREVLGPEHPHTFMTTSSLAIDLGLLGDYESAIELATQAHDGFSQIFHERHPRTLAAANNLALNLRSVGQYARAREIDQDVYDLRSEVLGPEHPYSLSSAYSLARDLREVGRYEDSVVLLSRTYDSYKATLGRTYPTTLSAAKSLAVSLRRAGQLEDARRLTAATRARYRAKYTVANPDSLACDLNVAADLFAAGEAEEARDTAQEVVDQYMKVPGERHPYTLAAQNNLGVYLSGTGAAEDAEKLLKRVVASMREVFGREHPNTLFCVMNLANATADLGRLPIVLETEYTVSGQLKEVLGAHHPETLAMTSNLAVTLDALGRKDEALRVRAETGDELARQLGDEHPLTRIARSEARFRRELEPMTV, translated from the coding sequence ATGACAGCCGGCCGTGACGGACGCATCGTCACTTTCTACTCGTACAAGGGCGGCACCGGGCGCACCATGGCTCTGGCCAACACCGCCTGGATTCTGGCTGCCAACGGTAAACGGGTGCTGGCCGTCGACTGGGACCTCGAAGCCCCCGGGCTCCACCGGTTCTTCCATCCTTTCCTGGACCCCTCGACCCTCGGCGCCACCACCGGTGTGATCGACCTGATCACCGAATACGCCTGGGCCGCGACCAACCCCGCGCAGCGCACCGAGGACTGGCACCGCGACTACGCCCGCATCCAGCCCCACGCGGTGTCGCTCAACCCGGAGGCCCTGGGCTGGGAGTTCCCGAAAGGGGGCACCCTCGACTTCGTCTCGGCCGGGCGGCAGAACCGCGACTACTCCGCGACCGTCTCCACCTTCGACTGGGACAACTTCTACGACCGGCTCGGCGGTGGCCACTTCTTCGACGCCTTACGCGACGACATGAAGGAGAACTACGACTACGTCCTCATCGACAGCCGCACCGGCCTCAGCGACATCGCCGACATCTGCACCGTCCACCTCCCGGACGTCCTGGTCGACTGCTTCACCCTCAGCGACCAGTCCATCGACGGTGCCGCCTCCGTCGCCCGGCAGATCGCCGAACGCTACACCGGCAGGCCCATCACCATCTTCCCCGTCCCGATGCGCATCGACGAGGGTGAGAAGGAGAAGGCGGACGCCGGCCGGGCTCTGGCCCGGCTGAAGTTCGACCGGCTGCCACGCAACCTCTCGGGCGACGAACTCACCGCCTACTGGGGAGCGGTGGAGATCCCCTACCGGCCCTACTACGCCTACGAGGAGACCCTCGCGACCTTCGGCGACGAGACCGGGCTGAGCAACTCGCTGCTCTCCGCGTTCGAGCGACTCACCGCCGTGGTCACCGAACAGCAGATCACCGCGATGCCGCAGGTGAGCGAGGAGGTGCGGCTCCGCATCCGTGACGCCTTCACCCGGCGCAGGCCGGCCCTGCCCGCGGATCTCTTCCTCAGCTATGTGGCGGAGAACCGCATGTGGGCGGACTGGGTCGAGTCGGTCCTGACCCGGGCGGGGTTCCGGGTGGTTCCCCGGGACGTCTCCGCGGACCCCGGGACGTCGGACACGCACGCCGCCCCGGAGAACGCGGCCAGGACCGTGGTCCTCCTCTCCAGCGCCTACCTCAAGTCGCAGCGTGCCGTGGAGCAGTGGGAGCGCGTGGTGTCCGAGGACCCGGGGGGCGGGCGCCGTCTGCTGCTGCCGCTGCGCGTGGGCGACGTGCGCCTCTCGGCGCCGTACATCGACCGCAACCCGGTCGATCTGTTCCGTCTGGACGAGGTCCACGCCACCGGCGCGCTGATGCGTGCGCTGGACCGGCCGGTCCAGCTCGGTGACGGGGTGTCGCCCGGCCCCCGGTTCCCGGGCACCGTGCCCCGCATCTGGAACGCGCCGCCCAGGAACCCCGGGTTCACCGGCCGTTCGCTGGTCCTGGAGCGGATGCGTGACCAGCTCGGGGGCGGGATGGCCGTCGTGCTGCCGCAGCCGCAGGCCCTGTACGGGCTCGGCGGTGTCGGGAAGACCCAGGTGGCCCTGGAGTACGTACACCGCTTCATGGCCGACTACGACCTCGTGTGGTGGATATCGTCCGAGCAGATGGACGACGTGGTGGCCAGCCTCGCCGAGCTGGCGGTGAGACTCGGAGCCCAGGGCGGCGACGACATGTCCGCGGCCTCGCAGGAGGCGGTGGACCTGCTGCGCCGCGGGGTTCCTTCCGACCGCTGGCTGCTGGTCTTCGACAACGCGGACGACCCCGAGCGGCTCAGCCGCTACTTCCCGCAGGGCGGTTCCGGCCACATCCTGGTCACGTCCAGGAACCAGGCGTGGTCCCAGCACGGCGACGCGCTGCCCGTCGACGTCTTCCTGCGCGAGGAGTCGATCGAGCACCTGAAGCGCCGGGCGCCGGGTCTGAGCGAGGAGGAGGCCGCGCAGGTGGCCACCGCCGTCGGTGACCTGCCGCTCGCCGTCGAACAGGCGGCCGCCTGGATCGCGGAGACCGCGCCCCCCATCGACACCTACCTGGAGCAGCTGGCCCGCCAGGCCCCCCAGGTCCTGGCCCTGAACCAGCCGGCCGGTTATCCGGAGCCCGTCGCGGCGACATGGAACATCTCCATCACGCGGCTCAAGGAGCGGTCACCGGCCGCGGTGCGGCTGCTCCAGCTGTGCGCGTTCTTCGCTCCCGAGCCGATCTCGGCGAATCTCCTGTACAGCAAGGAGATGATCGAGGCGCTGAAACCGTACGACCCCTCCCTCCAGGAGAAGCTCGTCCTGGGCCGGGTCATCCGGGAGATCGGCCGTTTCGCCCTCGCCAAGGTCGACCAGGTGTCGAACTCCATCCAGGTACACCGTCTGGTGCAGGCGGTGATCAGGGCCCAGCTCAGCGAGGAGGAGCAGCGGGAGGCCCGGCACGTGGTCCACCGGATCCTGGCGGGCGCCAGGCCGGATGACGACGAGCCGATCGACAACCCCGAGACCTGGCCGCGTTTCGCGACGATCTGGCCGCACCTCGGCCCGTCGGACGCGCGTAACTGCCGGGAGCCGGAGACACGCCGGCTGCTGATCGACCGTGTGCGCTACCTCTGGAAGCGCGGGGACGTGAGGACGGCGGGAACGCTGGGCGACGAACTGCGGGAGACCTGGCTGGAGATGCTGGGGGAGCGGGACCTGCAGTACCTGTACCTCTGCTTCCACCTGTCCAACATCCTCCGCACCCGCGGGCGTTACGTGGAGGCCAAGGAGCTCGACGAGTTCACACTCAGCCGGCAGCGGGAGGTCCTGGGGCCGGAGCACCCGCACACCTTCATGACCACCAGCAGTCTGGCGATCGACCTGGGGCTGCTCGGGGACTACGAGAGCGCGATCGAGCTGGCGACCCAGGCGCACGACGGCTTCAGCCAGATCTTCCACGAACGGCACCCGCGGACGCTCGCCGCCGCCAACAACCTGGCGCTGAACCTGCGGAGCGTCGGCCAGTACGCGCGGGCGAGGGAGATCGACCAAGACGTCTACGACCTCCGGTCGGAGGTCCTGGGGCCGGAACACCCGTACAGCCTCTCCTCGGCCTACAGCCTGGCCCGCGACCTGCGTGAAGTCGGGCGCTACGAGGACTCGGTCGTTCTGCTCAGCCGTACGTACGACAGCTACAAGGCCACCCTCGGCCGGACCTATCCCACCACGCTGAGCGCCGCCAAGAGCCTGGCGGTGTCGCTGCGCAGAGCCGGGCAGCTGGAGGACGCCCGGCGGCTGACGGCGGCGACCAGGGCCCGGTACCGGGCCAAGTACACCGTGGCCAACCCCGACTCGCTGGCCTGTGACCTCAACGTGGCGGCGGACCTGTTCGCCGCCGGGGAGGCGGAGGAGGCCAGGGACACCGCGCAGGAGGTCGTCGACCAGTACATGAAGGTGCCGGGGGAGAGGCACCCGTACACCCTGGCGGCGCAGAACAACCTCGGGGTCTACCTCTCGGGCACCGGCGCCGCCGAGGACGCGGAGAAACTGCTGAAGAGGGTGGTCGCCTCGATGCGGGAGGTCTTCGGCAGGGAGCACCCCAACACCCTGTTCTGCGTGATGAACCTGGCGAACGCCACGGCCGACCTCGGCAGACTGCCGATCGTGCTGGAGACGGAGTACACGGTGTCCGGCCAGCTCAAGGAGGTGCTGGGGGCGCATCACCCGGAGACCCTGGCCATGACGTCCAACCTTGCCGTCACGCTGGACGCGCTGGGCCGTAAGGACGAGGCGCTGCGGGTGCGGGCGGAGACGGGTGACGAGCTGGCCCGGCAGCTCGGTGACGAGCATCCGCTGACCCGGATAGCCCGGAGCGAGGCCAGGTTCCGGCGCGAGCTGGAGCCGATGACGGTGTGA
- a CDS encoding alpha/beta fold hydrolase: MRSRVRVADGRHLMVERQGDPQGRPVFLLHGTPGSRLGPAPRGMVLYQRKTQLIAYDRPGYGGSDRLAGRRVVDVVEDVRAIADAFGIDRFAVVGRSGGAPHALACAAMMPDRVTRTAALVSLAPWDAAELDWFDGMAASNVLAYSTAASDPDGLAASFISRSAEIRQDPVRLLDDLRRELTDSDRTVVNDAGIRSLLLANYREGLRTSAYGWIDDAIAFAQPWGFDLADITGPVMLWHGEKDVFSPVGHSRWLAGRIPGATAVLEPAAAHFDALSVLPEVLNWLLDYGPAPVG, from the coding sequence GTGCGCAGTCGGGTGCGCGTGGCGGACGGGCGGCATCTGATGGTGGAGCGTCAGGGAGATCCGCAGGGCAGACCGGTCTTCCTGCTGCACGGGACTCCGGGCAGCAGGCTGGGCCCCGCTCCACGCGGCATGGTGCTCTACCAGCGCAAGACCCAGCTCATCGCGTACGACCGCCCGGGGTACGGCGGTTCGGACCGGCTGGCCGGGCGGCGGGTGGTGGACGTGGTCGAGGACGTCCGGGCGATCGCGGACGCGTTCGGGATCGACCGGTTCGCCGTGGTCGGCCGCTCGGGCGGTGCTCCGCACGCCCTGGCCTGTGCCGCGATGATGCCGGACCGGGTCACCCGCACGGCGGCGCTGGTGAGCCTGGCGCCCTGGGACGCGGCGGAGCTGGACTGGTTCGACGGCATGGCCGCCTCCAACGTGCTCGCGTACTCCACCGCGGCGTCCGACCCCGACGGGCTCGCCGCGTCCTTCATCAGCCGCTCGGCGGAGATCCGGCAGGACCCCGTCCGGCTCCTGGACGATCTGCGCCGGGAGCTGACCGACTCCGACCGGACGGTGGTCAACGACGCGGGCATCCGCTCGCTGCTGCTGGCCAACTACCGTGAAGGGCTGCGCACTTCCGCGTACGGCTGGATCGACGACGCGATCGCCTTCGCCCAGCCGTGGGGCTTCGACCTGGCGGACATCACCGGTCCCGTGATGCTGTGGCACGGCGAGAAGGACGTGTTCTCCCCGGTCGGGCACTCCCGCTGGCTGGCCGGCCGGATCCCCGGTGCCACCGCCGTACTGGAACCGGCGGCGGCGCACTTCGACGCGCTGTCGGTGCTGCCGGAGGTACTCAACTGGCTCCTGGACTACGGACCGGCCCCGGTCGGCTGA
- the fsxC gene encoding FxsC protein, whose protein sequence is MNSLAPSPQSWDAGASQDGGRVHATTQQRADHRPYFFLSYAHTPGYGGGSDPDMWVERLFHDLCGHVMAMTNLPAGAAAGFMDREIRSGEGWSERLGGVLATCRVFVPLFSPRYFASEMCGKEWYAFEQRAIHHRARSNQPAEAIVPALWVPVPPTQLPGPAERLQFNHRDFGDRYVSDGLYGLIKLRLFAQEYERAVYELAKRIVSVADTVQIESGRPLDYRLVPSAFGPPGSGAGAPRPMRITVAAPSRHDLPEGRSSDYYGDNPQEWNPYHPVAARPLAYIAEELVRSLNYQAVVASFDEESGSSGGKQSPTTPEILLVDRWALQDEDRRRRLAAFDKENRPWVTMVVPWCREDRQSRAAEAELIEKLEQTMPVKMRQGRAFCRAAAKGVPTIEAFGQVLPQVVEVAAQQYLRHATVYPPAGGRHSERTRLMGPMGQTQFIPDRHDPATDAEDV, encoded by the coding sequence ATGAATTCGCTCGCACCCTCTCCACAGTCCTGGGATGCGGGTGCCTCACAGGACGGGGGTCGTGTGCACGCAACGACGCAACAGCGAGCGGACCATCGGCCGTACTTCTTTCTGAGTTACGCGCACACACCGGGGTACGGCGGTGGATCGGACCCGGACATGTGGGTCGAACGGCTCTTCCATGACCTCTGCGGCCATGTGATGGCCATGACCAACCTGCCCGCCGGTGCGGCGGCAGGTTTCATGGACCGGGAAATACGTTCGGGTGAGGGCTGGTCGGAACGCCTGGGCGGGGTGCTGGCCACCTGCAGGGTCTTCGTACCGCTGTTCTCGCCGCGCTATTTCGCCAGTGAGATGTGCGGCAAGGAGTGGTACGCCTTCGAACAGCGGGCCATCCATCACCGGGCACGCTCGAACCAGCCCGCAGAGGCGATCGTCCCCGCTCTGTGGGTTCCGGTCCCACCGACCCAACTCCCTGGCCCGGCAGAGCGGTTGCAGTTCAATCACCGCGACTTCGGCGACCGGTACGTCAGCGACGGCCTCTACGGCTTGATCAAGCTCAGGCTGTTTGCCCAGGAATACGAGCGGGCAGTCTACGAGCTGGCCAAACGCATCGTCAGCGTGGCCGACACCGTGCAGATCGAATCGGGCAGGCCCCTTGACTACCGCCTCGTACCCAGTGCCTTCGGCCCGCCGGGCAGCGGTGCCGGCGCTCCGCGCCCCATGCGGATCACCGTCGCCGCGCCCTCCCGCCACGACCTGCCGGAGGGCCGTAGCTCCGACTACTACGGCGACAACCCGCAGGAGTGGAATCCGTACCACCCGGTCGCGGCCAGGCCCCTCGCCTACATCGCGGAAGAGCTGGTGCGCTCCCTCAACTACCAGGCGGTCGTGGCCTCCTTCGACGAGGAATCCGGTTCTTCGGGGGGGAAGCAGTCACCCACCACACCCGAGATACTCCTCGTCGACCGCTGGGCCCTCCAGGACGAGGACCGCCGCAGGCGGCTCGCCGCCTTCGACAAGGAGAACCGGCCCTGGGTGACCATGGTCGTCCCCTGGTGCCGTGAGGACCGTCAGAGCCGGGCGGCCGAGGCCGAGCTGATCGAGAAGCTGGAGCAGACGATGCCGGTCAAGATGCGGCAGGGACGGGCCTTCTGCCGCGCCGCGGCCAAGGGCGTCCCCACCATCGAAGCGTTCGGACAGGTCCTTCCCCAGGTGGTGGAAGTGGCCGCCCAGCAGTATCTGAGGCATGCCACGGTCTATCCGCCAGCGGGAGGACGGCACAGCGAACGTACGCGCCTGATGGGGCCCATGGGCCAGACACAGTTCATACCCGACAGGCACGATCCTGCGACGGATGCGGAGGACGTATGA
- a CDS encoding DUF4231 domain-containing protein, with amino-acid sequence MTAIPGPLQSMVFRSADLPALFHHTDAVAVARQREAVNTTRGQLFLLVLGTVPAALPWRVEVGGSVQLLDCIAVLAYLGVLITTYLASRRKAKSHWQLNRSAAEFIKSNCWRYAVHGAPFDTNTLHPEALFANRLEEGLQELRKVGWRDPREEMDDEGGGVITASMRELREKAFTVRKETYIRDRLIEQRRWYRRRQQVSRKGALVWSSTIAALTLPALVLAAVQAFGGAGSFALTGTLSAAAAACLAWNETRRHHPLVSAHSLVEDDLENMQAAMETTLTERQWAAAVFETERIVSPEHTDWLARHRT; translated from the coding sequence ATGACGGCGATTCCCGGTCCCCTGCAGAGCATGGTCTTCAGGAGCGCTGACCTTCCCGCGCTCTTCCACCACACGGACGCCGTGGCCGTCGCGCGCCAGCGGGAGGCGGTCAACACCACGCGCGGCCAGTTGTTCCTCCTCGTGCTGGGTACCGTGCCCGCCGCGCTCCCGTGGCGGGTCGAGGTCGGTGGCTCCGTCCAACTCCTGGACTGTATCGCGGTGCTGGCCTATCTGGGTGTCCTGATCACGACGTACCTCGCGTCCCGGCGCAAAGCAAAGTCGCATTGGCAACTCAACCGCTCAGCAGCGGAGTTCATCAAGTCCAACTGCTGGCGCTACGCCGTGCACGGCGCCCCCTTCGACACCAACACCCTGCATCCGGAGGCCCTGTTCGCCAACCGGCTGGAGGAGGGGCTCCAGGAGTTGCGGAAGGTGGGGTGGCGGGACCCCCGGGAGGAGATGGACGACGAGGGGGGCGGGGTCATCACCGCGTCCATGCGGGAGTTACGGGAGAAGGCGTTCACCGTACGCAAGGAGACGTACATCCGGGACCGGCTGATCGAGCAGCGGCGCTGGTACCGCAGACGGCAGCAGGTCTCGCGCAAGGGGGCGCTCGTCTGGTCCAGCACCATCGCCGCGCTGACGTTGCCGGCACTGGTGCTCGCCGCGGTCCAGGCGTTCGGCGGTGCCGGCTCCTTCGCACTGACGGGGACGCTGTCCGCGGCGGCGGCGGCCTGTCTGGCCTGGAACGAGACGCGCCGCCATCACCCGCTGGTGTCCGCGCACTCACTGGTGGAGGACGATCTGGAGAACATGCAGGCGGCGATGGAGACGACGCTGACCGAGCGGCAGTGGGCCGCCGCGGTGTTCGAGACGGAGCGGATCGTCAGCCCGGAGCACACGGACTGGCTGGCCCGCCACCGGACATGA
- the fxsBH gene encoding radical SAM/SPASM protein FxsBH, inactivated beta-hydroxylase extension form — MTGPAVPFREIVLKVHSRCDLACDHCYVYEHADQSWRTRPRTIPDHVISRTAQRLAEHAKAHALPSVSVILHGGEPLLAGPDRLRRVCEELGSSLAGIAELDLRIHTNGLQLSPRYLDLFDEFGVKVGISLDGDRAANDRHRRFADGRSSHPLVLRAVELLRQERYRHLNLGLLCTVDIENDPYAVLDALVELEPPLIDFLLPHATWDDPPPRPDGSPTAYAAWLLKVFDRWQELGGPVPVRLFSSVLSTLSGGPSLTESLGLSPTDLVVVETDGRLEQVDSLKSAYEGAADTGFDVFSHSFDEVAGHPGVRARQLGLAGVSETCRRCPVVRSCGGGLYTHRYRSENGFDNPSVYCADLEALVRGIAQRTEAAAVPPVLTDRRELAEAQYDLTRTLLAGLHHALDGRGGARWEEAWELAGALEGTDRGAGALERVLTHPYTRTWLLDALEGLHAGRPEAVGQALRLPLYVAAAAVRAGHGPAVPVDHRDGRLFLPTLGELRVGEPGRPGRVLVRATDDGFLARTGRGEERRVRLAGEGDPDWRPVRYLTPDRAPHFAIDDLDPYRDCFGVPATPRLGRADAEAWCDAVDAAWEVMERAAPGRLADAAAGFSTLTPLAAGPAVSRRPHGYGAIGLVMTDDTHGLAVELLRGLRRARLRALLDVTDLYALDGGWTYPSPYGRNSEIPFSELLAETYERVGLVPLDEGFLDGVPQALDMLYAAAEPTVGGTRLLHALGEEAEAHKGTSRRNIHVNVRDQERVH, encoded by the coding sequence ATGACAGGGCCCGCGGTGCCATTCCGCGAAATCGTTCTGAAGGTTCATAGCAGATGTGATCTTGCTTGCGATCATTGCTATGTCTACGAACATGCAGATCAGAGCTGGAGAACCCGGCCCAGAACGATTCCTGATCATGTGATTTCCCGGACGGCGCAGCGTCTCGCTGAGCACGCCAAGGCACACGCACTGCCCTCCGTGTCAGTGATCCTGCACGGAGGGGAGCCTCTGCTGGCGGGCCCGGACCGGCTGCGGCGGGTCTGCGAGGAACTCGGCTCGTCCCTGGCGGGGATCGCCGAACTGGATCTGCGGATCCACACCAACGGCCTCCAGCTCAGCCCGCGTTATCTCGACCTCTTCGACGAGTTCGGCGTCAAGGTGGGTATCTCCCTCGACGGCGACCGCGCGGCCAACGACCGGCATCGCCGGTTCGCCGACGGACGCAGTAGCCATCCGCTCGTCCTCAGGGCCGTGGAGCTGCTCAGGCAGGAGCGCTACCGGCATCTCAATCTCGGCCTTCTGTGCACCGTCGACATCGAGAACGACCCGTACGCGGTTCTCGACGCGCTCGTCGAGCTGGAACCGCCCCTCATCGACTTCCTGCTGCCGCACGCCACCTGGGACGATCCGCCGCCGCGCCCCGACGGCTCGCCCACCGCGTACGCCGCCTGGCTGCTGAAGGTCTTCGACCGCTGGCAGGAGCTCGGCGGCCCGGTACCGGTGCGTCTCTTCTCCTCGGTGCTCTCCACGCTGAGCGGTGGTCCGAGCCTCACCGAATCCCTCGGGCTGTCCCCCACGGACCTGGTGGTGGTCGAGACCGACGGCCGGCTCGAGCAGGTCGACTCGCTCAAGAGCGCCTACGAGGGGGCGGCGGACACCGGGTTCGACGTGTTCTCGCACTCCTTCGACGAGGTGGCGGGCCATCCCGGAGTGCGCGCGCGCCAACTGGGCCTGGCCGGCGTCAGCGAGACGTGCCGCAGATGCCCCGTCGTACGTTCGTGCGGTGGAGGGCTTTATACGCACCGGTACCGCTCGGAGAACGGCTTCGACAACCCCTCGGTCTACTGCGCGGACCTGGAAGCCCTGGTGCGCGGGATCGCGCAACGGACCGAAGCGGCCGCCGTCCCGCCCGTGCTGACCGACCGGCGTGAACTCGCGGAGGCGCAGTACGACCTGACCCGCACGCTCCTCGCCGGCCTGCACCACGCGCTGGACGGCCGTGGTGGCGCCCGGTGGGAGGAGGCGTGGGAGCTCGCCGGAGCTCTCGAGGGGACGGACCGGGGAGCGGGGGCCCTGGAGAGGGTGCTGACCCACCCCTACACCCGCACCTGGCTCCTGGACGCCCTGGAAGGGCTGCACGCCGGACGGCCGGAAGCCGTGGGGCAGGCGCTGCGTCTGCCGCTCTACGTGGCCGCCGCCGCCGTGCGGGCGGGCCACGGTCCGGCGGTGCCGGTGGACCACCGGGACGGCAGGCTCTTCCTGCCCACGCTGGGTGAGCTGCGGGTCGGTGAGCCGGGAAGGCCGGGCCGGGTCCTGGTGCGTGCCACCGACGACGGGTTCCTGGCCCGGACGGGGAGGGGGGAGGAACGGAGGGTCCGCCTGGCCGGAGAGGGCGACCCGGACTGGCGGCCGGTGCGGTACCTCACGCCTGACCGGGCGCCGCACTTCGCGATCGACGACCTCGACCCCTACCGGGACTGCTTCGGCGTTCCCGCGACGCCCCGGCTGGGCCGGGCCGACGCCGAGGCGTGGTGTGACGCCGTCGACGCGGCGTGGGAGGTGATGGAGCGGGCGGCGCCCGGCCGACTGGCGGATGCGGCGGCAGGCTTCAGCACGCTCACCCCGCTCGCCGCGGGACCGGCGGTGTCCCGGCGGCCGCACGGCTACGGAGCGATCGGCCTCGTGATGACAGATGACACGCACGGGCTGGCGGTCGAACTGCTGCGCGGGCTTCGGCGGGCACGCCTGCGCGCGCTCCTGGACGTCACGGACCTCTACGCACTGGACGGAGGCTGGACGTATCCGTCACCGTACGGTCGGAATTCAGAAATCCCTTTTTCCGAGCTGCTGGCTGAAACCTATGAGCGGGTCGGACTCGTCCCCCTCGACGAAGGGTTTCTCGACGGGGTCCCTCAGGCACTCGACATGCTGTACGCGGCGGCTGAGCCGACCGTCGGCGGCACGCGGTTGCTGCACGCGCTCGGGGAGGAGGCGGAGGCGCACAAGGGGACAAGCCGGAGAAACATCCACGTGAATGTCCGAGATCAAGAACGTGTTCATTGA
- the fxsA gene encoding FxSxx-COOH cyclophane-containing RiPP peptide: MKTYESSPNFAPAKSHLPLAKIEASGSTAATKMGRVLATAGGRPKQISTFNSAL; encoded by the coding sequence GTGAAGACCTACGAATCATCTCCGAACTTCGCTCCCGCGAAGAGTCACCTGCCCCTCGCGAAGATCGAGGCCTCCGGTAGCACGGCTGCCACGAAGATGGGGCGCGTGCTCGCCACCGCAGGTGGCCGGCCGAAGCAGATCTCGACCTTCAACTCCGCGCTGTAA
- a CDS encoding DUF1684 domain-containing protein — translation MSTDDDVQQGAPREPGDTRNDGGPQGVRETRRPQGAQDSQEPQELREPQEPQDLREARAWQRWHEERVVVVAAPHGPLSLTGTHWLSDHPDGLLPGVPGQWREEGEEVVLTAAPEDGLTLDAEPLTGRARLAPDRGPAGASRVARGERRLVVLRREGLWAVRDFDPGSAARHAFRTIDATPYDPRWSLDGVFRPYAEDRNVRVGNADGRERELGLGGEVAFTLDGTEHTLRVAVEPDGSLWAVFADATSGTSSYRFRFLRPPAPDAQGRVKIDFNRALLPPCAFADHFICPFPPPGNTLTAPVPAGERNRVDA, via the coding sequence ATGAGCACGGACGACGACGTACAGCAGGGCGCCCCCCGGGAACCCGGTGACACCCGGAACGACGGAGGGCCTCAGGGCGTACGGGAGACCCGGCGCCCCCAGGGCGCACAAGATTCGCAAGAGCCCCAGGAACTCCGGGAACCGCAAGAGCCCCAGGACCTCCGGGAGGCCCGGGCGTGGCAGCGCTGGCACGAGGAGCGCGTCGTCGTGGTGGCGGCACCGCACGGCCCGCTCTCCCTCACCGGCACGCACTGGCTCTCGGACCACCCCGACGGCCTCCTCCCGGGCGTACCGGGGCAGTGGCGCGAGGAAGGCGAGGAGGTGGTGCTCACCGCCGCGCCCGAGGACGGACTGACCCTCGACGCCGAGCCCTTGACGGGCCGGGCGCGCCTGGCCCCGGACCGCGGTCCGGCCGGCGCCTCACGGGTGGCCCGGGGCGAACGCAGACTGGTCGTCCTGCGGCGCGAAGGACTTTGGGCGGTGAGGGACTTCGACCCCGGATCGGCCGCCCGGCACGCCTTCCGCACCATCGACGCCACCCCCTACGACCCGCGCTGGTCCCTGGACGGTGTCTTCCGCCCGTACGCCGAAGACCGAAACGTCCGGGTCGGGAACGCCGACGGCCGGGAGCGGGAACTCGGACTCGGCGGGGAGGTCGCCTTCACCCTGGACGGCACCGAGCACACCCTCCGGGTGGCGGTGGAGCCGGACGGCTCGCTCTGGGCGGTCTTCGCCGACGCCACCAGCGGCACCAGCAGTTACCGGTTCCGTTTCCTCCGGCCCCCCGCGCCCGACGCACAGGGCAGGGTGAAGATCGACTTCAACCGGGCACTGCTGCCGCCGTGCGCCTTCGCCGACCACTTCATCTGCCCCTTCCCGCCGCCCGGCAACACCCTGACGGCCCCGGTGCCGGCGGGGGAGCGCAACCGCGTCGACGCCTGA